GATTggttgattacattttttatattattataattgagtacatcatattattgttattaacttttgagtcaatacAACCTTACTTCAGAATAGTGAGTAAAAGTGAACTAGTACATTAGGTACTAGCAtacaattaatctaaatattttgaatatataattagtcattaagtataataaaatgtataatatatacaggttATATATATACTGGTTTTAAGTCCCCACGAATAAAGTTTttggaattacaacaaaataactaacaacATTCTACTTGTTTaagggggctccagtcaatgaaaaatgTGATTTTAGACCAAAAGCCAGACAAAATTGttggaatttggtttgacagtttttaattttgataactgATTATGATTGATTGACAAGTTTACTATGCGTGACTAGaggaaatttttaatattttaattattattagtgttataatttatgtatataaaaattgctGTCCGTTAGGctcattaaaactataaaacggCTTGAcagatttgaataattttttttgttcggtTCATAATTGTCAAGGCaaggttttttgaaaaatgtgtggAATAagtcaaaaattgtaatatctGAGATTTGAACTCAATACCATTGaactaatactataaatattgtatttatatactttatggACAGACATAGTCTTTAATACTCTATGGGTAGACGTAGTCTTTACATACTGTgttctatattgttattttgttatttttgctcAACCAATTTGACTGATTTCTGTTGTATTCGTAATTGTGAGGACAAAGTTTGTATGAAagaaagttttataaaaatccaccggaaaagtaggaaactggatggaaaaaatacaacagtagcGCCAGCTGTccagcaaaaaaataataataatatatttatgtttattgtaaggttgctattggttatgattgaatataattcaacctatatctgtatttatatttatgtaaatataatatatatctatatttggTCAAAAGTATATACCTTAGAAAAGATGGCATTCCCAAGGCTAATTTTTAGACTGTTGTCCCGGGAACCTACACATGCATATCATACACAACGTGTTAATAACATTCATAATTATGTATGCACCTCACAGGGTCTGCAATCAACCGCAGGAGGATTTCCTACCTGAAAATATACTGCTCCCACAATCACAATCCTGTCTCACAGGCACCGCCGGGGGGCgggatgactataatataatataatcgaaagTGTCCTGACTGACTCACTGACTGATTAACGTAAATCCTCAATAATGATAGCTTGAGGCTTACAATTTTCACAGTACCTTCATACCACCATGTAAGTGTGCTTTAAGATAGCATCttccaaaatttatattttaaagtagtgCTTGCACAAGAGTATTTTGAGATTCAAgataatcaatgaaaaaaaaatcatctctATGTAACTTACAtacttttaaatagctataataacaacttataaagaacttagtataatattttaaagcttttaGACCAAGTGAAAgttttgtatcaaaatatatagaaaaaaactacagaaaaaaaaatagtaatcaaatgtctataaatagcttgcacaattttgaaaattgaaccATGTACTAGTATataaaatgctgatataaatatttagagaaaatgtcaagtatcatgtatcattgtataatttttttgaatcacaaccaaaattatataattggaaTAGTCGAAAATTCCTGTTTATCCCAATCATTAAGATAAGTACTAggaattattatacttttgacCTATACCCTTTTCAGAATAAGAACGCACCAGGCGGCACACTAAAAGCGGTCTGGTGCATGCATGTATCCGCCCCTCCCCCCATCCATAGACCAAATCATTTTCTCACACACATTCATTGCTCTGCTCTGAAATTGAGGCTGAGTAATTACAAAAGGATCATAACATagtatatcattgttattttggataaaagtatgttgttgataaaataattaacttatacttGCAAATATAGTATAGTTCCAATGTTAGAGAATTAACATAAAGccaaagttattaataaatattatattattatcaacaatcaatattatattaagtaattaattggtgttatatatgtttaaagattgttaattattgaatttgtacaaatttggaATGTTTAGTGCTCGAGACTCCCCCATCACAAACAATACACCATGCTCCGACTGACCGACAACCATTTTTGTCCACTTACACAAATTATATCACCATTCATCACAATCTGACATTGTGCTCTTGTCGCATGTGCGTTTTGTACGCCTCGCGATACACAAATGAGCTTGGGCAAAGGTAACAACACAGCCGGCGCGTCAAGTCCGAATGCATTAAACGCACATGATACTTCAGCGACGACTGGTTGTTGTACATCTGTCCACAATGGGGACAGTCCCCACACTGGGCCAGGTGGGATCCTGCAAAAATATGTGTGCCGCCTGCATGGCTTATAAGCCGTGAAATAAATTGCTTTCCAattataaatggaaaaaatttgttttcgtttacttttataagattaataattaagtatacttatattctagtacttatttatataatatatatatatatatgtacgtatatttcccaatcatatacatactataaatatatatatatatacacataaattactTTAGAAAGAGTATAATACCTGCAGTTGTTAATGATTGTTCAGATGGACATTGATTTGTTTGCGCTGAAGATATAGCAAAATCAATACCACTAGCTGTACTTGTGTGGATATCTAAATaagtttattcaaaataaacttctataataaatttattaagcaAGAAATTTAAGGAAAATTTACCTTTAGGATCATTTAACATACGAGAAGCAATTAATGACTTGTCAAAAATTGTAGTAGAATGTGAAACAAAATCATCTTTAACTAAATCTACATCTTCATATTCATCAACATCAGGTCCTTGTGCATATGGATCATCACAAAATTCATCTTTTGATCCATCTTCATCAATATAACAGTCAGTATCTACATTTCCATCATCAATATCATCGACTTTTAATCGACTCAATATATCAGTTTCACTACCAGTTGTTTCATCctgtaaaataatgaattagctactgttaaaaaatttagaaatatttcaactttaactCACCATAAACTCTGTGCcattatcaaattgttttttcaatttaacCGGAAGACACTTCTTTCGTTTTGCAGAAACTTTTTCACTGGGAGATTTGGGAGAATCAGATTTTTCTGTTGAAGTCGATGTATCATGTTTTTCATCTTGATTATTATTGGTAGAAAGTTGCTGTAGTGGAGGCATAGCATTTCTCTCTAAACTCATTCGGGTTGACTCCTAAAAATGAACTAAccgttaaataattgtaattaagtgAAGAACAAGTATTGTGTACTAGATCTGTATTTATGGTAGAAGCTGCCCCAGCTAGACCTCTTTATCTGTAGTAATTCTGCAGTCCGTAGAAATGATTCTAATTTTTTCTCTGATATGTAAACAGTGCCGTTGATACACAAAATTGAGCAATGCTGAACATCGTCTTGGTTTATATCTTTCAAGATTACAACTGGATGTCTACAAGGATTATCCTAAAAATATAACTAGGATATTAACAGATAAACAGAGAAATCCATTGCCttagaaaaaaaccaaattgaaaatttagtgCGGTTTGAAAAAATGGAGTGTTTCAGTTTACCTTGAACACATTTCGAAAGTAGGTACTGCACATAGACAACACAACTTTATGAGCTTTGAACAACTGTCCATCACATGATAAAGTTACATCTACCAGGTCTTCACTAGTACGAAGGCTGTCCAACTCGGTGACCATGTTCAAAGGATAGTTGTTCCATTTCAAACAGAAGTGATCGGCAGCCATTGTAAACCCAAATCAAACACAGACGACAATTGATATAATCACCAAACCCTATAGTTGCCAAACAATAACGATGAACAATACAATGTGTACAAGCGTTTTACAAGTGTAAATTGTGCATTTGTTCATCTGAGCACAgtcaaatatataacattttgtatcAAAATGTGAGACagagtgaatataataatatattgaaaataataacaatacacattattatacacctacatattatgtgaGTGAGTGAGCGAATATGTGTATGTTGTGCTTGTAAgtttattgttatgtaaaaaCAAGAAATGGTGGACTTACCGTATTTGTGCGCTGTTCTAAGACATCCGTGTAATGGACGCCAAAGCGTTGTTCACGTTTGACGGAATAAATAACATGCAAAGGACGAGGCCATTAATACACCGAGTACCGACAAATACCAATCAatgttctatttaaatattaaatatctcttctttttattattattattattattattacttttattattattaataataacaatattaattaaattgttcttaTCTAACTCGACGCAGGTTGACCAATGAAGGGGGATGAACTCAAAACCAAACGCACACTGCGTGCACACTTTTTTTCCGATTGGCCCGGCGGGTGGCGTTCATGATTAAGATCCTAGCCAAAGGTGGATTGATTTaccttaatttatgtatttatctttaaaataataattaatatattattagtatataaagcATAAAGTATTAACCATTAAAGCATAATCTGGCATTGGTATAACTAATTTTGAAATCGTTGGTgggtagattttttttttgttatgagcATGAATCTTAtggttatgagtttatgactagAGAGccttgttattaaaatttaatatttaatatcaaggcTCTCTAGTTATGAGTGTCGTCAAAATATGATAACATCACGGGCGTATCAACGGTATATCAACGGCTAGGTTCTTGTAAGTCCACAATATGGTTGTCAATATGAAGTATACTGTTGCACCATTAGTGCAAATATTGTTCACCGGTCACCCCCCAAGTGGTTATACCACAAGGAAAAAAAAGCTCCAAAGCACAAAAtggtgtaaaatttaaaaattatacagaaTTTGCGCCAAAATCAGTAGGACATAGAgccaatatacaataaaatatgtcaaaagtgccaaagatataaaataataaatacaatttaaaacctaaaataattattcatattatgatacctattaatattaaatattttgattgaattatattttatatattttaaattattttaaatgttaaaattgtcaGTATCCAATAcctattaagtaaaattataattgttatgataaGATAATGGGTTGATACctagctaatataaatataaatttcgagTAGGTATGAAGGAAAAGAATTTAGAATTCATAAATCAGTATGTTTTcactttgtaattttaataagacatcaaaaattaatataattaaacgaaCAATGAACTGAGCAATGACCATCATAAAATTGGTAATTTAAATGCCAATGGGCCATCATTATGCTGCATATTTTGTGATTCGTATAATATCCTTATCCGGAATTAAAGCCCAAATTTTTGAAGGATTTGTACTAGAACCAATGTATATCCCTAAAATTGAACCACTGGccatttgtcatttttacatattagatgtttttattcaataaaatgatttaaaaacattttaaattaaaatattacaaattattacaaataatatatttcgcaaatagtaaattatttctaacattttttattttaataactatatggCATACCTACAAATGTAATTCaatgttcctcataagttattctcataaaaattaaaaaacaaatatatttttttataggcatttcaagttaaaatttctacgaaattacaaaaaatgtatttatttgttttgttgcaatgtaaaaaatattattcgtaggaattttaaacctttttaacttaaaactacggatattattattatctatggtcaTTGGACAATGAAATAACCAAATCTAACCCATTTATCCATGAACATATTCACAGATTCCTATGGTACTTCGGTAATAACTTACAAGTTAAGAAcggctagtaatattataagaaataaattataatattataatatattatgcggcctggttttagaaaaattagttaaaactattgtattaccattgattataaatactatatagtattacttATGGAAAAATCAACTACAAATAGCAATATCAAATaaagtagatatatattttgaaatataaactaATGGTCTGTCTTAGCTCAGGATAGTTTTTcatcatatacaattatatcctATTCCTAAAGAAAATATTCAGCGCGACGACTAGTTATTGGTTGGTCATACAACCAGTTAGGTTGTTTAGTTATAACAGCAACGTCAAGTAATATCATCTTTGGAATTTGGACTCACCATAAGTGGGTAATTCAGAATTCAGCACTATTGTAACCGTCAGTTAACATGCGCAAATCTGAGTATCGTTTTTTGGAATGGCGCACAAAGCCAATAAACTGCAATAGGTcatcataaatatcataatgaTATACTATTTCAACTCTACTATATTGTCACTTATTAAGTTTTACTACGTTATTGTGGTAAAACA
This portion of the Acyrthosiphon pisum isolate AL4f chromosome A1, pea_aphid_22Mar2018_4r6ur, whole genome shotgun sequence genome encodes:
- the LOC100166502 gene encoding broad-complex core protein isoforms 1/2/3/4/5 gives rise to the protein MAADHFCLKWNNYPLNMVTELDSLRTSEDLVDVTLSCDGQLFKAHKVVLSMCSTYFRNVFKDNPCRHPVVILKDINQDDVQHCSILCINGTVYISEKKLESFLRTAELLQIKRSSWGSFYHKYRSRVNPNEFREKCYASTTATFYQ